The Gouania willdenowi chromosome 5, fGouWil2.1, whole genome shotgun sequence sequence TTTCAGGAACAGTTCTCTGAAGTTTTGGATGCTATGTTTGAAGTTTTTGTCAAACCTCAGGAACACATCATCGACCAGGGAGATGACGGGGACAATTTTTATGTCATTGAGAAGTGAGTGAGTTACTTGATCTAGTCGTTGATTCATTTTGGTCAGTTTATCTGCTTCCTGTCTGCATCGTTTTTAGAGGAACGTATGACATCTTGGTGGAGAAGGATGGTGGAGTTTGTGTGTGGGAAAGTAATGACAACAAAGGGAGCTTTGGAGAGCTTGCTCTCATGTACAACACACCACGTGCAGCCACTATCGTCGCCACGCAGGAAGGCGCTCTGTGGGCCCTGGTGAGCCGTCAACATCACCATTAGGATggttcacaaaatacatttttttaccaaattttgccagatcacTTTTTGCCTGGTTCCAATTGACATTGTAAGCATCTGTATCAAAAATGGAGTCAACTGTTGCACATTTAGGGAtggcacactttttcacaatgttgactttttttttttttttcaattttcaggAATAGGGTTTAAACTATTCTGTTTCAagtctttttttattgaaagaaTGGAACAACATTGTATACAGGTTTTACAAGGTACCGTGAATATGCTTCTTTTTTATGTACAGAGGGTGATCATTTCAATTAGGTACAAATagaaagaaatattaaaaatataagtGAGTCAGTGTCTTAAAATCACGGTGTTGCCAAGATAAGTATgcatatcagggttggggtcaataacatttttaaattacagttacatcttcaattatagacgttcagttacaactcaattacgattactgtgaccggcatttttttttattacaattaaaattacaattattattaacccCCTGAAATTTCTGTATTTCCACGTTGAGGTGGTTTACGACAGAGAGTTGAACAACTGAATTACATTTGACGCAAATCaaagtttgtatgtgcaaatggaagcatttttcaaaaaaatttaattttcaaaaggtTTTGGCCAAAATGCAAGTAATCAAAAATCTATTGATAActtttgatgtcccacttctctagatgatctccagcaatTTTAAGCCCATCAGTGAAACGCCCAAGGAGGAgtgcattaaaatatgtttgccCCATATTGaattctcttcactctgtagggggcgctaatgcGCCAATGTCcctttttccacattgagctggtttagggccgagAGTTTCacaactgagtcacatttgatgcaaatccgactttgtatgtgcaaatgggagcatttaaagaaaaaaaaacacttaggcCAAGATTCCTCGTGTttatgtcccacttctctagatgatctccagcaacTTTGAGTCCGCCCTCTGTGTTATGGTACAGCAATTAGCCCCGCCCTCTGTGTTATATTACAgcaattagctccgccccttgtgttatgttaaaGTTAATACCTTCGTCCTCTGTGGAAGTTATTgtaattagctccgcccctttttgttacgttacagttattagctccgccccttgtgttacctTGCAATTAATAGTTCCGCCCATTTGTAACagtaattagctccgccccttgtgttagaatacaattaatagctccgccccttgtgttatgttacaaataatagctcaGCGATTTTGAAATCTGTCAGTAAAACGCCCTTGgagaaatgagttaaaaaacaaagtgagCGAAAATAGCAATTCCTATCTTGTAATGCATTTTCGGCGTACTTGGGGGCGCTGGCGCATCCCATTTTTGCAAATAACGAGAGAGGcgtccctggtcactgacgggcacGTGGCGTTCGCATAGGCTCCACCCCTTCCCTCGTATTGTGCGGCCACTAGgagagcaagaggcccttcgCCAGCTTGTGGCGCTCGGGCCTAACAAGcatcaattgtaattgggagtttgaactgttctaatgttcttaatcatttagtataaatacaGGGAGAGAGTATTAATGACCATACTTAGATTTATATCGTTCAAGTTTCTGATATCAGTGAAAGTTACACATTCTTCGGTTGAGCAATAAAAATTGTACTGATGTGATATTGGCTAAATGTTGGGTACAGATGTTCTAAGTGTCAACAGGAACGAAGCAAAATTTGGAGAACAATTACTCATACCATCATATTGTGAGCCACCCTAATAACCATTAACTGCAACGAACAAACAAATCCTCCGACTGTTACTATTCCAGCAAACTAATGAGATACGACTGCTTTGGTATCTGCTCTTTTTAGGATCGAGCCACATTTCACCGACTGATTGTGAGGAATAATGCAAAGAAGAGGAGAACGTACGAGGTCTTCATAGAGAGCGTCCCTCTCCTGAAGTCTCTCGAGGTTTGTGTACAGATGAAGAGGTGTTCCAATAtcttctactcaagtagaaatactgttacttgttTGAAACCgggtacaagtaagtcatacataaaacacacaagtaGAAGTTCGCCATGTTTGAAGAATTGAACCATTCACGTATATTACGTGTTTTTGAAGGCTAAACGTTGATATAAACAACTATCTAAAGTGCTTTCATGTGACGGGCTGCGTATCACTTTAAGCTATCAATTTCATGGGTCTCTTTATCAATGTTTTTCCTGCTCAGCTCTCCGAGAGAATGAAGATCGTGGATGTTTTGGGAGCTCGAACGTTCAAAGATGGAGAGCGAATAATCAAACAGGTGAAGTGATTGAAAACTGGATCTTATCACACTGACAGCACTTTATTCgtaattgttgtttttctcgTTTTCAGGGCGAGAAGGCGGAGTGTTTCTACATTGTAGAAGCTGGAGAAGTGAAGATTATGATCAAAAGCAAACTAAGTGCACAGGTGCCCATAATTCATTCACCTTGACACTGATACTGAGCATTTGAATGATTTATTGGTCATTTAGGGTACACACAAAGTGTACCTTTATGCAAGGAGGCACTTTTATATGTTGGTACAAGGAACCCACTCATAATCCACAAATATAGTTCCTCAATAGTCTCTTACCAGGCATGTGAGAATTTAGGAATTGTATCCAAttgttttaacaaataaatgctaGTGAGTAGATTGTCCCTTTTTAAACATAATCAATAGTCCTTCAGTTCATACAAAATCCTTATTTTTTCattcctgttttctggagtGCCACAAAATATACCATAACATGATttgattttgaaaaaagttaaattggTTGTAGAAGTTGACagaagttgaaattggttgaaaaagttgaaattggttaaaaaagttgaaattgtttgaaaaatttgaaattggttgaaaacatttttaatctgttaaacaaaagttgaaaaaagttaaaattggttgaaaaagttgaaatcagttgaaaaaaaattgaaaaaagattaaatatgttgaaatgggttaaaaaagttgaacaaagttgaaattggttgaaaaagatgaaaaaagttgaaatcggtaaaaaagttttttaaaaaaagttgaaatcggttaaaaaaaagttgaaaaatatgaaaaaagtttaaatcggTTAAAAACGTTGATtaaagttggaaaaagttgaaatcagttgaaaaaagttgaaatcagttgaaaaaagttaaaatcagTTGGAAAAGTTTAAAtcagttgaaaaagtttaaatctattaaaaaatggaaaaaagttggaaaaaaattgaaatcggttgaaaattttgaaaaaagttaaaatcgattgaaaattttgaaaaaagttgaaatcggttgaaaaggtagaaattggttgaaatcagttgaaatcgattgaaaaaatggaaaatgttgaaaaaaattgaaattggttggaaaaagttgaaatcagttgaaaaagttgaaaaatgttgatttggttgtaaaagttgaaagaagttaaaatcagttgaaaaagttgaaatcggttgaaaaaagttgaaataggttgaaaaagttgaaaaacgttgattaaagttggaaaaagttgaaaaaagttgaaattggttgaaaaagttaaaaaaaattgaaattggttgaaaaaagttgaaataggttgaaaaagttgaaatcgaccgaaaaagtagaaaaacgttgaaattggttgaaaaagttgaaatcgatTGAAAAGTgtaaattgtttgaaaaaagtgTAAATTGGTTGGAGGTAGTagatgaacatgttaaaggttgaatatagaattatagaatttccatgccaattacaaagtaaattaattGAACACAATTGCAAATCAATTACAACTAATTTtcccagttacaattacatcataattgtaataaattatcaattacgcaattacaattatatttgaccccaactctggttGGTCGTTTCATTTTGTGACTTTATACTAATGAAAAGCTAATGTGATAAAGAGCTGTGACcttcatgtattctgttttactatttaattgatCATAGTTTTTCTAAAACTTTGTCTATGCGTTCATTCTGTTGAAATTCCATTTTGTACATATTGTAATAAAAGTGTCTATAATGTTTGTGCTGCAGACGAAGGCTGGTCAGCAGAGTAACACAGAGGTGGAGGTTGCTCGCTGCTCCAGAGGTCAGTACTTTGGAGAACTGGCTCTGGTCACCAACAAACCTCGCGCAGCATCAGTTTATGCTGTGGGTGAAACCAAACTTCTGGGTATGTCATGGCTTACTGCTCTTTTCTTATGTTTTGGGTCTCTGGTCCTATTTGTTTGCATTGGTAGCACTGATTAAAATGGTTCTGTTCATTGCAGTAATTGATATCCGGGCTTTTGAGCGTTTGCTGGGACCGTGCATGGACATCATGAAGAGAAACATCTCCCAGTATGAAGACCAACTGGTGGCGTTGTTTGGCTCCAGTGATGATTTAAAACACTGAGTCATTAttttttgagaaacactgctaatAACAGAGCTGTCTGTCCCCTGACATCTTATTGTGAATAAACTGTTTCCTGAGCGTCTCACTGATAGTCGTATGATTTGTTCAATGAGTGCAACTTGAACTTATTTCCTGACAGATTTGCATGAACCCAGAGCCACATTGAATACATTGATGCATTTAGACTACTTCATAAAAATTAGTTTGTTTTATACAATTTTCAATGCGCAGAACTGGCAACAAATATTCCAATTATCTACGAAATCTTGTCTGGACTAAATGCCTGATCTGTCCAAAAACACTAACATGGCAAATCCTTGACATTTGTAACCATTTACCAGTTCTGTGCATGTCAACAGTCCAGCAATAAAACTCTACATCCCATCACACAGCATGTCTACTGCTGGAGTTGATGGAGCATTCAGTGGaggaaataaatatttgatccCCTGCTGATTCCGTAAGTTTGAATTATTAGAAGTGAGCAGGCTATAATATTTATGGTACTtttatataaacacacataataaaAGTTCAGCAAAACAGTATATTACTGTAAGTTATAAATTAATAAGCATTTGATCAaaggaaataaatatttgatccCCAAGCCAAACATGAATTAGTACTTGGTGGAGTGACCCTTGTTGACAAACAGAAGTCAGATGATTCTTGTACTTGGTCACAAGGTTTGCACAGGAGTGATTTTGGTCCACTCCTCTTTACAGAACAATAAAATGCTCTTGCTAAAAATGTGATTGATGTGTTAATTTCATCATGCGTTATGAGCTTTCTACCACTAGGGGCATTGCTGCTGTGGACtattagagcaggggttcccaaccttggggtcgggggTCGTCAGATTTaagatattttgttttttttaaaatttgagccaatttttgcttattgttttacaactacaccaaacttgccatatgttaacctattttcatcactttttcttgccatattttttctccttttaatggatttttgctacattactcccatttttgcaacgtcatcaaatttcaatagaAAATAGAATATCCTTTTATTGTCCTTGTACAGGGTACAACGAAATTTGAGTACAACTCCAAGGTGCCAGTTTTCTGctcatgttttccactttcaagacatttctaGCATTtagaaaccctttccaccacttttcataCCTAATGTCacttatgttgacccattattgtcacttttaacctcttcgcaatatttcattttaaccacattcacgagttgtcatgcccattatttacccgttttaaaataagtgttccttgttttttacacttggaacgttttttttccacttcttttgtctttttttggccactctaatttgcaacttttaaccaggaGGTTGTCAgctgaaaatgttgagaaccactattAGAGGACTTCTAATAAGCCAGGTGAGGATGAAAGATAAAATTTAAAGGCATTTTCATGACTCTGGATTTTACAAAGTTTCAACCTGCATTAGTAAGCACAGTTATTAGTTTTAGGGTTCACTCAAACTAAAAACGAGCTTGGGGTAATTTTGGAATAGTTGACGTCATTTGTATATGGAAACAAGAAAAGACTCAATTCCCTCAGCaaaaaagtgtcattttttAGGCAAACAGTTCACTACATTTGAGTGTAAAGGACAGCTGAAACATTAAAGATAACCTTGTTTTctgaatgtttatttaattttatttgagtTACAAAATATGAAGTGCCATCAGCCGACTCCTCGGCAGAGATGGCCAACTTTCTTGatgtacaaatatttacatcCAAAATGTACGACTTCAACCATCTTACAAGTTCCCTCTGCTTCAGGAAATCTTAAAGTTCTAGTCTCCACGAGTCATCCAAGTCCCACTGACATccaagtatttaaaatatttacaaggtcatgtattaaaaaactccaaaataatcATATGTCCTGTTAAAAGAAGATAGAGGCAGAAGCATGAGGAGTGACGACCTCAGCAGTGgggacaataaaataaaaattttaaaaagccGGTGGAATGAATGCTGTCCACCATAGAGTCTCTATAGTTTTACAAGATACCCCCTTTTGTCCTGTAAACGAAGTCTGGGCGAAGAAGTctgtatataaaatatttagattCTCACTGAAACGTCTCTTCAGTCGCTGTGTTAAAACTCTATGATCCACTTGTGTGAAGAAACAATAATCAAAACCATAAAACAGGTCAAAAGAATCAAGCCACGCAGACAGTAATTAGTGTTCAAACatcttgattttgttttctTCAGAGCAACTCCggacattaaaataaaactccAATAAATAGAATACAGCAGAGAAATGGTCAAGTAAAACTCACTCTGGCTTGGTCCATCCCTGAGTTTTTTGGAGGACAAATATACCAGACTGgagtgacaaaaaaagaaagaagaaaaatgctGGTGGACAAAACCGATGATAGGATACATCCGCCACATTCCCATGACGTCCTGAAAAAAAGAACATCCCCACTTCCCATGTGGTTTCCTGAGGCTTCCTATCACTTAGATCCATCATTGCGGCAGCTCCCAGCAGTACGAGTTACACTGAAGTGATGACGATCATGAGATGGGGCGAGATGCTGGAAATCCTGTTGAGCAGGTCTGGGGCAAGCTGTGATAAGTGGCTCTCCGAAAACTGGCAAGGTGGGAAAATATGCAGCACGTAGGCAGGCTGAAAgagcaaaaaaagcaacaacggAAAAAAATCACTCATCTGTGCTGCAGGCAAAACAAATAAGTTAAGGACGACAACGGTAGTAAAAGCATAAGCGGAATCGTCAGGCAAGCTAACAAACGATTCCTTGGAATTGGAATACTGGGAGCCGGTactcagaaagaaccggttttcaattcccatccctagtcttatccaagggtcacattatcatAATTTATATCAGCATGTACAATAATGAACAGGGTTGGGGttgattataattaaaattgcataattgataattacaattatggcgtaattataattgtaaaaatctgtttctgtcatgattgtaattaaattagtttacacaaaaaatattaaaacctatattttcattgattagaaagcctaacaaggaaaccaagagaaGGGGAAGAAATTagctgatatactgtatatggaccggttatcattagagatgctaataACAAGCAAACACAAGAGataggttaacttttattattattgcaattgactttctgaggatactttttttttttttttttaaattgaattgtaattggaaaaaatggtgGTCACTTTTAATTGACCTGTTCTTGTTTTGggggtcattttgtatttttttgttgtaattttatataattttgaaACACTGAGGCACAAGTTGGCCAAGTCTGCTCTTGCCATtgatttttaaattgaaaaccCCACATTTGGTTTAATCCACTATCTTACCTGATTTGAACCTGGGTTTGGGACATTGCTGATACCAGCAGCCAGCTTTGCCTGTAGGTAGTTGATAAATGCTGCCTTTAGGGCTTGAGTTTGATTGAGGACATCGTCTTGATCTCTTCCACAAGGCAAAGCCAGGAGAAGACAGTAGTCACTGTCTCCCTGCAAAAGAGCAAATATTTAATCAGGCATAGAGGCGTCTCATAAACGCTAATCATTgctgaaagaaaaaacccatACTGTCATTCTTCTGGCTACACTCTCCAGTTGTGGAGCTTCTAGTCTCATTCTCTGAACAATCCGGAGCAGAGCACCTCCCTCTTGAAGAGGAAGCGATCGATGAGCTAAGACCTTATTTCCACAAACAAAATGCAGCTGGACAGCAGCGGTGTCGTTCTTCAGTGCCAAAAGGCCTTGCCACACGATTGGGTATTTCTTTGTgaatagaaaagaaaaggatGTAAAGCATTCAAAATTAAGTCACACAATAAGTAGACTTAAAGAGTGATTGTAGCTTTTTCTTACAGT is a genomic window containing:
- the prkar2ab gene encoding protein kinase, cAMP-dependent, regulatory, type II, alpha, B isoform X1 gives rise to the protein MSTVEIPDGLKELLQGYTVEVLRLRPPNLVEFAVQHFTGILESQQEIQPAKKSSARPERKGVSFEPVSSEPNVDQEEEKDPVKSTPAKYNRRVSFVQEAYNPEDDEDDESEPRIVHPKTDEQRRRLQDACKDILIFKTLEQEQFSEVLDAMFEVFVKPQEHIIDQGDDGDNFYVIEKGTYDILVEKDGGVCVWESNDNKGSFGELALMYNTPRAATIVATQEGALWALDRATFHRLIVRNNAKKRRTYEVFIESVPLLKSLELSERMKIVDVLGARTFKDGERIIKQGEKAECFYIVEAGEVKIMIKSKLSAQTKAGQQSNTEVEVARCSRGQYFGELALVTNKPRAASVYAVGETKLLVIDIRAFERLLGPCMDIMKRNISQYEDQLVALFGSSDDLKH
- the prkar2ab gene encoding protein kinase, cAMP-dependent, regulatory, type II, alpha, B isoform X2, yielding MSTVEIPDGLKELLQGYTVEVLRLRPPNLVEFAVQHFTGILESQQEIQPAKKSSARPERKGVSFEPVSSEPNVDQEEEKDPSTPAKYNRRVSFVQEAYNPEDDEDDESEPRIVHPKTDEQRRRLQDACKDILIFKTLEQEQFSEVLDAMFEVFVKPQEHIIDQGDDGDNFYVIEKGTYDILVEKDGGVCVWESNDNKGSFGELALMYNTPRAATIVATQEGALWALDRATFHRLIVRNNAKKRRTYEVFIESVPLLKSLELSERMKIVDVLGARTFKDGERIIKQGEKAECFYIVEAGEVKIMIKSKLSAQTKAGQQSNTEVEVARCSRGQYFGELALVTNKPRAASVYAVGETKLLVIDIRAFERLLGPCMDIMKRNISQYEDQLVALFGSSDDLKH